A DNA window from Stigmatella aurantiaca contains the following coding sequences:
- the mbhE gene encoding hydrogen gas-evolving membrane-bound hydrogenase subunit E, protein MALLAILLTGFVTAPLAPLLVRVSRRGASVSLGFVPLGLTVWLASLVPQALSGTPPSFHLPWVPALEVALTLRADGLSLLMALLITGMGTLIVLYAGAYLQENPRLGSFLGWLLCFMASMLGLVLADNALLLFICWELTTVSSFFLIGHDSQKEEARQAALRALMVTALGGQALLLGLLLMGWVAGTLTLSELPTAGPALREGPLALAILLLVLAGAFTKSAQVPFHFWLPSAMAAPTPASAYLHAATMVKAGVYLLARLSPVLGGTPVWQGALVSVGLVTMVGGALLTFAHTDLKQILAYATVSVLGTLVLLLGLGTPGAAQALVVFLTAHALYKGALFLVAGAVDHAVGTRELPLLGGLRKAMPFTAAAAGLAALSMAGLPPLWGFIGKELVYGAAGLAPGGWGLALGATAGFTFLVGSALRVGLLPFFGPPGERGPKAHESSPALWGPPLVLALCAVGLGLVPGWLQPLLEGAARAIAGPGDTPLDLALWHGLTPALGLSAVSLVLGITAYTQRERLRRALVALRLERWGPSRLYTLGVAGLRRCADFLTDQFQSGSLHRYTFLTVAVTAGLLALPLLFRMGIPSGLKRDLHLHEAAVLAILVLATALAVKTRSVLTAIMALSVVGLTESFVYVLLGAPDLALTQVVVQTLTVILFALVFSRFPVKPTGGRSRLQDAALSLAAGGLISWALLHASVLPPQTRLADAYTSRSEPEAHGRNAVNTIIVDFRALDTLGETTVLATASLGVYLLFGPSRRRKPA, encoded by the coding sequence ATGGCCCTGCTCGCCATCCTCCTCACCGGCTTCGTCACCGCCCCCCTGGCGCCCCTGCTCGTCCGGGTGAGCCGGCGCGGCGCGAGCGTGTCGCTGGGGTTCGTTCCCCTGGGCCTCACGGTGTGGCTGGCCTCGCTCGTGCCGCAGGCCCTCTCGGGCACGCCCCCCTCCTTCCACCTGCCCTGGGTGCCGGCGCTGGAGGTGGCGCTCACCCTGCGCGCCGATGGGCTGAGCCTGCTCATGGCCCTGCTCATCACCGGCATGGGCACCCTCATCGTCCTCTATGCGGGGGCCTACCTTCAGGAGAACCCCCGGCTGGGGAGCTTCCTGGGCTGGCTGCTGTGCTTCATGGCGTCCATGCTGGGGCTCGTCCTCGCCGACAACGCCCTGCTGCTGTTCATCTGCTGGGAGCTCACCACCGTGAGCTCCTTCTTCCTCATCGGCCACGACAGCCAGAAGGAGGAAGCGCGCCAGGCGGCGCTGCGCGCCCTGATGGTGACGGCGCTGGGCGGCCAGGCGCTGCTGCTGGGCCTGCTGCTGATGGGGTGGGTGGCCGGGACGCTCACGCTCTCGGAGCTGCCCACCGCGGGCCCTGCGTTGCGTGAGGGCCCCCTGGCCCTGGCCATCCTGCTGCTGGTGCTCGCGGGCGCCTTCACCAAGTCGGCCCAGGTGCCCTTTCACTTCTGGCTCCCGTCAGCGATGGCGGCGCCCACCCCCGCGAGCGCCTACCTGCACGCGGCCACCATGGTGAAGGCCGGCGTGTACTTGCTGGCCCGGCTCTCGCCGGTGCTCGGCGGCACGCCGGTGTGGCAGGGGGCGCTGGTGTCCGTGGGGCTGGTGACGATGGTGGGCGGGGCGCTGCTCACGTTCGCCCATACGGACCTCAAGCAGATCCTCGCCTACGCCACGGTGAGCGTGCTGGGCACGCTCGTGCTGCTGCTGGGGCTGGGCACGCCCGGGGCCGCCCAGGCGCTGGTGGTGTTCCTCACGGCGCATGCGCTCTATAAAGGAGCGCTCTTCCTCGTGGCGGGCGCGGTGGACCACGCGGTGGGGACCCGCGAGCTGCCGCTGCTCGGCGGGCTGCGCAAGGCCATGCCCTTCACCGCGGCCGCCGCGGGGCTGGCGGCGCTGTCCATGGCGGGGCTTCCCCCGCTCTGGGGCTTCATCGGCAAGGAGCTGGTCTACGGCGCCGCGGGGCTCGCGCCGGGCGGCTGGGGACTCGCCCTGGGCGCGACGGCGGGCTTCACGTTCCTGGTGGGCTCGGCGCTCCGGGTGGGCTTGCTGCCCTTCTTCGGCCCGCCGGGCGAGCGGGGCCCGAAGGCCCACGAGAGCTCCCCGGCGCTCTGGGGGCCTCCGCTGGTGCTGGCCCTCTGCGCGGTGGGACTGGGGCTCGTGCCCGGGTGGCTCCAGCCGCTGCTGGAGGGGGCCGCCCGCGCCATCGCGGGCCCGGGGGACACGCCGCTGGACCTGGCGCTCTGGCATGGGCTGACCCCGGCGCTGGGGTTGAGCGCCGTCAGCCTCGTGCTGGGAATCACCGCCTATACGCAGCGGGAGCGCCTGCGCCGCGCCCTGGTGGCCCTGCGGCTGGAGCGCTGGGGCCCCTCGCGCCTCTACACCCTGGGCGTCGCGGGCCTGCGCCGGTGCGCGGACTTCCTGACGGACCAGTTCCAGAGCGGCTCCCTGCACCGCTACACCTTCCTCACCGTGGCCGTGACGGCGGGCCTGCTCGCCCTGCCCCTGCTCTTCCGGATGGGGATTCCCAGCGGGCTGAAGCGCGATCTCCACCTCCACGAGGCGGCGGTGCTGGCGATCCTGGTGCTGGCCACTGCGCTGGCCGTGAAGACGCGCTCGGTGCTCACCGCCATCATGGCGCTGAGCGTCGTGGGGCTGACCGAGTCCTTCGTGTACGTGCTCCTGGGCGCGCCGGACCTCGCGCTGACGCAGGTGGTGGTGCAGACGCTCACCGTCATCCTCTTCGCCCTGGTCTTCTCGCGCTTCCCGGTCAAGCCGACCGGCGGGCGCTCCCGGCTCCAGGACGCGGCGCTGTCCCTGGCCGCGGGCGGGCTCATCTCCTGGGCCCTGCTGCATGCCTCGGTCCTGCCGCCGCAGACCCGGCTGGCCGATGCGTACACCTCGCGCAGCGAGCCCGAGGCGCACGGGCGCAACGCCGTCAACACCATCATCGTGGACTTCCGCGCCCTGGACACGCTGGGGGAGACCACCGTGCTGGCCACGGCGAGCCTCGGCGTCTACCTGCTCTTCGGTCCCTCGCGCCGGAGGAAGCCGGCATGA
- a CDS encoding Na+/H+ antiporter subunit B, which produces MNSVVLRAVARTMTPVLLQLSLVLLVRGHNAPGGGFVGGLMTSAALILYLIAYGTGTVRRLVRVSPMKLMAMGLAVTLGTAALPLVTGQPFLRSAWTELSLPWGGHLALGTPMLFDVGVYLVVVGATLGFILALAEGEGSEGGGKEDL; this is translated from the coding sequence ATGAACTCGGTGGTGTTGCGCGCGGTGGCCCGGACCATGACGCCCGTGCTGCTCCAGCTCTCGCTGGTGCTGCTGGTGCGCGGGCACAACGCGCCCGGCGGCGGCTTCGTCGGGGGCCTCATGACGTCCGCGGCCCTCATCCTCTACCTCATCGCCTATGGCACCGGCACGGTGCGCAGGCTCGTGCGCGTCTCCCCCATGAAGCTGATGGCGATGGGGCTGGCGGTGACACTGGGCACCGCGGCGCTGCCCCTCGTGACGGGCCAGCCCTTCCTGCGCTCGGCCTGGACGGAGCTTTCCCTGCCCTGGGGCGGCCACCTCGCGCTGGGCACGCCGATGCTCTTCGACGTGGGGGTGTACCTGGTGGTGGTGGGCGCGACGCTGGGCTTCATCCTCGCCCTGGCGGAGGGAGAAGGCTCCGAGGGCGGCGGCAAGGAGGACCTCTGA
- a CDS encoding NADH-quinone oxidoreductase subunit K, translated as METGLILAVGMLYAAAIYCMLRRSTVRLSLGLVLLGSATNLALFTTNKVTRSGPPLLPKDGLLAGPVADPVPQAFILTAIVINFGMLALLLVLVHLAERTVGSDEMKHLNTEVPPPSAPNE; from the coding sequence ATGGAGACAGGACTCATCCTGGCCGTGGGCATGCTCTACGCGGCCGCCATCTACTGCATGCTCCGCCGCAGCACCGTGCGGCTGTCGCTGGGGCTGGTGCTGCTCGGCAGCGCCACGAACCTGGCGCTGTTCACCACCAACAAGGTGACGCGCTCAGGGCCGCCCCTGCTGCCCAAGGACGGCCTCCTGGCGGGGCCCGTGGCGGACCCTGTGCCCCAGGCCTTCATCCTCACGGCCATCGTCATCAACTTCGGCATGCTCGCGCTGCTGCTGGTGCTGGTGCACCTGGCCGAGCGCACGGTGGGCAGTGACGAGATGAAGCACCTGAACACCGAAGTGCCCCCGCCCAGCGCCCCCAACGAATGA
- a CDS encoding proton-conducting transporter membrane subunit, with the protein MTNLLILPVLIPLAAAALSLLLPARAGLRRALALGATAALTGVAAWLLSAVWHQGVQVLRVGGWEAPVGITLAADLLSAMMVLLSGAMSFLCVVYSAGSLEARQEAGAHYPLVLVMLAGVCGSFLTADLFNLFVWFELMLVASFVLLALEAERERLEACLKYMTLSLLGSALFLIALALLYAVGGSLNLADLAQRLPGTRQPPLATAAAMLLLAVFGLKSAAFPFSFWLPAAYHTPPVAVTALFSAMLTKVGVYALYRTFPLLFAGDPGLTQPVILAMAVLSMVAGVAGAVVQYDLRRLLAFEIISQVGYLLVGLGLSSRAALAAAIAYWVHYVCAKSALFFVTGAVERVTGTHQLEKMGGLSRTHPLLGLLFLVPALSLAGIPPFSGFFAKMALLRAALRAESWGVAAAGAAVGLLTLYILMKVWREVFWKTPPQEARGTPGPLAMLGPCVVLALVMVGLGLGAQPLFVLSDAAAGQLLDRDTYIHAVLGGAP; encoded by the coding sequence ATGACGAACCTCCTCATCCTGCCGGTGCTCATTCCCCTGGCGGCCGCCGCGCTGAGCCTGCTGCTGCCCGCCCGCGCGGGGCTCCGGCGGGCGCTGGCCCTGGGGGCCACGGCGGCCCTCACGGGCGTGGCCGCCTGGCTGCTGTCCGCCGTGTGGCACCAGGGCGTGCAGGTGCTCCGGGTGGGCGGCTGGGAGGCGCCCGTGGGCATCACCCTGGCGGCGGACCTGCTCAGCGCGATGATGGTGCTGCTGTCCGGGGCGATGAGCTTCCTGTGCGTGGTGTACTCGGCGGGCTCCCTGGAGGCCCGGCAGGAGGCCGGGGCGCACTACCCGCTCGTGCTGGTGATGCTGGCCGGGGTGTGCGGCAGCTTCCTCACCGCGGACCTCTTCAACCTCTTCGTCTGGTTCGAGCTGATGCTCGTCGCCTCCTTCGTGCTGCTGGCGCTGGAGGCGGAGCGGGAGCGGCTGGAGGCGTGCCTGAAGTACATGACGCTCAGCCTGCTGGGCTCGGCGCTGTTCCTCATCGCCCTGGCGCTGCTCTACGCGGTGGGCGGCTCGCTGAACCTGGCGGACCTGGCCCAGCGGCTGCCCGGCACGCGGCAGCCGCCCCTGGCCACCGCGGCGGCCATGCTGCTGCTGGCCGTGTTCGGGCTGAAGTCCGCGGCCTTCCCGTTCTCCTTCTGGCTGCCGGCCGCGTACCACACGCCCCCGGTGGCGGTGACGGCCCTGTTCTCCGCGATGCTCACCAAGGTGGGCGTCTACGCCCTGTACCGCACCTTCCCCCTGCTCTTCGCGGGGGACCCGGGGCTGACGCAGCCGGTGATTCTGGCCATGGCGGTGCTCAGCATGGTGGCGGGGGTGGCGGGGGCGGTGGTGCAGTATGACCTCCGCCGGCTGCTCGCCTTCGAGATCATCAGCCAGGTGGGCTACCTGCTGGTGGGCCTCGGCCTGTCGTCGCGGGCGGCGCTGGCGGCGGCCATCGCCTACTGGGTGCACTACGTCTGCGCCAAGTCGGCGCTCTTCTTCGTCACCGGGGCCGTCGAGCGGGTGACGGGCACGCACCAGTTGGAGAAGATGGGGGGGCTGTCGCGCACGCACCCGCTGCTGGGCCTGCTGTTCCTGGTGCCCGCGCTGTCGCTCGCGGGCATCCCGCCGTTCTCGGGCTTCTTCGCCAAGATGGCGCTCCTGCGCGCGGCGCTCCGGGCCGAGTCCTGGGGCGTGGCGGCCGCGGGGGCGGCGGTGGGGCTGCTCACGCTCTACATCCTGATGAAGGTGTGGCGGGAGGTGTTCTGGAAGACGCCGCCCCAGGAGGCCCGGGGCACGCCGGGGCCGCTGGCCATGCTGGGCCCGTGCGTGGTGCTGGCGCTGGTGATGGTGGGGCTGGGGCTGGGCGCGCAGCCCCTGTTCGTGCTCTCCGACGCGGCGGCGGGCCAGCTCCTGGACCGGGACACGTACATCCACGCGGTGCTGGGAGGTGCGCCATGA
- a CDS encoding Na+/H+ antiporter subunit E has product MSALLWNLVLALLWGAVQDDMSVGNLAIGFVLGLGLLAFISPRPGPSPYARKWLDILKLLGLFAREVITTNWRLALEIATPGIKSRPAIYAFETEARTELEVTLLLLIINFTPGSLGLEISEDGKVLYIHNMFTTTREAFIRNMRENVERPLLRVLR; this is encoded by the coding sequence ATGAGCGCGTTGCTGTGGAACCTGGTGCTGGCGCTGCTGTGGGGCGCCGTGCAGGACGACATGAGCGTGGGCAACCTGGCCATCGGCTTCGTGCTGGGCCTGGGGCTGCTGGCGTTCATCTCGCCGCGGCCGGGCCCCTCGCCCTATGCGCGCAAGTGGCTGGACATCCTCAAGCTGCTGGGGCTGTTCGCGCGCGAGGTCATCACCACCAACTGGCGCCTGGCGCTGGAGATCGCCACCCCGGGCATCAAGAGCCGGCCCGCCATCTACGCCTTCGAGACGGAGGCGCGCACGGAGCTGGAGGTGACGCTGCTCCTGCTCATCATCAACTTCACCCCCGGCTCGCTGGGGCTGGAAATCTCGGAGGACGGCAAGGTGCTGTACATCCACAACATGTTCACCACGACCCGGGAGGCGTTCATCCGGAACATGCGGGAGAACGTGGAACGCCCCCTGCTCCGGGTGCTGCGATGA
- a CDS encoding monovalent cation/H+ antiporter complex subunit F, with product MSGWFEALLRGVLTVLGASALLTLVRLIIGPTLPDRVVALDLIALQMVGGIAVYAMLTHEPGLLNVALVLAIISSLGTIAIARYLFQGGKGEP from the coding sequence ATGAGCGGCTGGTTCGAAGCGCTGCTGCGCGGGGTGCTGACGGTGCTGGGCGCCTCGGCGCTGCTCACGCTCGTGCGGCTCATCATCGGCCCCACGCTGCCGGACCGGGTGGTGGCCTTGGATCTCATCGCCCTGCAGATGGTGGGCGGCATCGCCGTGTACGCGATGCTCACCCACGAGCCGGGCCTGCTGAACGTGGCGCTGGTGCTGGCCATCATCAGCTCGCTGGGGACCATCGCCATCGCCCGCTACCTCTTTCAGGGCGGAAAGGGAGAGCCATGA
- the mnhG gene encoding monovalent cation/H(+) antiporter subunit G: MREVITAVFLGVGALAMLLAGLGMVRLPDLFLRLQATAKAATLGVGGLLCAAAVNTGSLGGVAHALLTVVFLFAITPVATLLIARAAFHTGVPLWKKTGENDLAEKYRAEAPPPSADSLIDGQ; this comes from the coding sequence ATGAGGGAAGTCATCACCGCGGTGTTCCTGGGGGTGGGCGCGCTGGCCATGCTGCTGGCGGGGCTGGGCATGGTGCGGCTGCCGGACCTCTTCCTGCGCCTGCAGGCCACGGCCAAGGCGGCCACCCTGGGCGTGGGCGGGCTGCTCTGCGCGGCGGCGGTGAACACCGGCAGCCTGGGGGGCGTGGCCCACGCGCTCTTGACCGTGGTCTTCCTCTTCGCCATCACCCCCGTGGCCACCCTGCTCATTGCCCGGGCCGCGTTCCACACCGGCGTGCCGCTGTGGAAGAAGACCGGCGAGAACGACCTGGCGGAGAAGTACCGCGCCGAGGCCCCGCCCCCGAGCGCCGACTCGCTGATCGACGGCCAGTAG
- a CDS encoding serine/threonine-protein kinase, with product MSLKLDEPFGRYELVSQLGRGGMAEVYRARLLGEAGVTKPVLIKKVLPEFATDPAFISMFINEARISATLSHGNIAQVYDFGRVGEEYFLAMEFVDGQPLHRVLKRALHAGMPSMPVPVALFIALEMCRGLHYAHTRTDAQGNPLGLVHRDISPDNVLVSYEGQVKIVDFGIAKARALRGLTTEPGIVKGKYLFFSPEQARSEEVTPHTDVWATGVVLYEMLCGRMPVEGPPHVVIPRLVRGEFPRPSEVRPGISPSLDGLVMQALAVNKQERYESSHAFADVLAEALHAAMPRFSGLSLSYFVQELFREHLKGQGRKVQVPAAFQAQMAEWRCELPTAPYKEPPSFTEPPLSSAPLAVPAPRPAPAPPAASEPLVPAPPRPSRLPLILAAGVGVTLLGTMLASLLWMRPEPPPAAKAAPPPPEPGVAPPASPPPPVEPPPVQAATAPPAEPSPAGAPPEAEPAPERASASYPVEAIRLDARNDIIDTQSVTQVLELKPGATYRLSEPEPPRDSAPLFFWLAGPGLRARDGVGVLSQKPLSVKGATALKVFALKPLPAGAPDRVVLVENAHRKERQRLTVTPGNAASTERAFELKNLDPASSYRLLLVPLGAGASTRGEQAGPLESLACARLPVEGTSSRGQQFLFREGASLQVMGATNLLCGFLDDDPSDNQGELQIRITRTSGGPAWPSPSSSHLVTPQKTGETQRLFEEALQRFDERQYDRAAILAARCLSLEPSEADCHLLAAATYAAIPGQVEKAARHYRTFLKLAPQHLLATSIRRSLAEYEEQKRQAPPAP from the coding sequence ATGTCCCTCAAGCTGGATGAGCCCTTCGGCCGGTACGAGCTGGTGTCCCAGCTTGGGCGCGGCGGCATGGCCGAAGTCTACCGCGCCCGGCTCCTGGGCGAGGCGGGCGTCACCAAGCCCGTGCTCATCAAGAAGGTGCTGCCGGAGTTCGCCACGGATCCGGCCTTCATCAGCATGTTCATCAACGAGGCGCGCATCTCCGCGACGCTCTCGCACGGCAACATCGCGCAGGTGTACGACTTCGGCCGGGTGGGCGAGGAGTACTTCCTGGCCATGGAGTTCGTGGACGGCCAACCCCTGCACCGCGTCCTCAAGCGCGCGCTCCACGCGGGCATGCCCTCCATGCCCGTCCCCGTCGCGCTGTTCATCGCGCTGGAGATGTGCCGGGGGCTGCACTACGCCCACACGCGCACGGATGCCCAGGGCAACCCCCTGGGCCTGGTCCATCGGGACATCTCTCCGGACAATGTGCTCGTCAGCTACGAGGGCCAGGTCAAGATCGTCGACTTCGGCATCGCCAAGGCGCGGGCGCTGCGCGGCCTCACCACCGAGCCGGGCATCGTGAAGGGCAAGTACCTCTTCTTCTCCCCGGAGCAGGCCCGGAGCGAAGAGGTGACGCCCCACACGGACGTGTGGGCCACGGGGGTGGTGCTCTACGAGATGCTGTGCGGCCGGATGCCCGTGGAGGGGCCGCCGCACGTGGTCATCCCCCGGCTCGTCCGGGGCGAGTTCCCGCGTCCCTCGGAGGTGAGGCCCGGGATTTCGCCCAGCCTGGACGGCCTCGTCATGCAGGCCCTGGCGGTGAACAAGCAGGAGCGCTACGAGTCCAGCCACGCCTTCGCGGACGTGCTCGCGGAGGCGCTCCATGCGGCCATGCCGCGCTTCTCGGGGCTGAGCCTTTCGTACTTCGTCCAGGAGTTGTTCCGCGAGCACCTGAAGGGCCAGGGGCGCAAGGTCCAGGTTCCCGCCGCCTTCCAGGCCCAGATGGCCGAGTGGCGGTGCGAGCTGCCCACCGCTCCTTATAAGGAGCCGCCTTCCTTCACGGAGCCCCCGCTCTCCTCGGCGCCCCTCGCCGTCCCGGCGCCCCGCCCCGCCCCGGCGCCCCCTGCCGCCTCCGAGCCGCTCGTGCCCGCCCCGCCTCGCCCCTCGCGCCTGCCGCTGATCCTGGCCGCGGGGGTGGGGGTGACGTTGCTGGGCACCATGCTCGCCTCGCTGCTCTGGATGAGGCCCGAGCCCCCCCCGGCCGCGAAGGCCGCCCCGCCCCCGCCCGAGCCCGGGGTGGCGCCCCCTGCCTCACCCCCGCCCCCGGTGGAGCCTCCCCCTGTCCAGGCCGCCACCGCGCCTCCCGCGGAGCCCTCTCCTGCCGGGGCGCCTCCGGAGGCGGAACCCGCTCCGGAACGCGCCTCCGCCTCCTATCCCGTCGAGGCCATCCGGCTCGATGCCCGCAACGACATCATCGACACCCAGTCCGTCACGCAGGTGCTGGAGCTGAAGCCTGGGGCTACCTACCGCCTCTCCGAGCCCGAGCCGCCCCGGGACAGCGCGCCCTTGTTCTTCTGGCTCGCCGGGCCGGGGCTGCGGGCGAGGGACGGCGTGGGCGTGCTCTCGCAGAAGCCCCTCTCCGTAAAGGGGGCCACCGCCCTCAAGGTCTTCGCGCTGAAGCCGCTGCCGGCCGGGGCCCCGGACCGCGTGGTGCTGGTGGAGAACGCCCACCGCAAGGAGCGCCAGCGCCTCACCGTGACGCCCGGGAACGCCGCCAGCACGGAGCGGGCCTTCGAGCTCAAGAACCTGGATCCTGCCTCCTCCTACCGGCTGCTGCTGGTGCCGCTGGGCGCGGGAGCGTCCACGCGCGGGGAGCAGGCAGGCCCCCTGGAGAGCCTCGCGTGCGCGCGGCTGCCCGTGGAGGGGACCTCTTCGCGCGGGCAGCAATTCCTCTTCCGCGAGGGCGCTTCCCTCCAGGTGATGGGCGCCACCAACCTCCTGTGCGGCTTCCTGGATGACGACCCCTCGGACAACCAGGGCGAGCTGCAGATCCGCATCACCCGCACGAGCGGGGGGCCTGCCTGGCCCAGCCCCTCCTCCTCCCACCTGGTGACGCCCCAGAAGACCGGCGAGACGCAGCGCCTCTTCGAGGAAGCCCTGCAGCGCTTCGACGAGCGCCAGTACGACCGGGCCGCGATCCTCGCCGCGCGGTGTCTCTCCCTGGAGCCCTCGGAGGCGGATTGCCACCTGCTCGCCGCCGCCACCTACGCCGCGATTCCGGGCCAGGTGGAGAAGGCCGCCCGGCACTACCGGACCTTCCTGAAGCTGGCGCCCCAGCACCTGCTCGCCACGTCCATCCGGCGGAGCCTGGCGGAGTACGAAGAGCAGAAGCGTCAGGCGCCGCCGGCGCCCTGA
- a CDS encoding DUF1521 domain-containing protein, with protein sequence MVKSTLSSLKTQMAQLQALLKGDKFQKHSGGHSPVGHGKHSICHPAPPSRQDASHPAGSLKTDANGTITTPGGYKIEATGQFDWKITGPDGKETKVWGDPHVAEGDGGKWDFKRDSTFVLGDGTRINASTVPFGKDATVTGSLEIISGNDRVQVTDIDKGKGKTGPVTADGFAHANSFGGKDVFVMGKESDDWSFQGREIVGSENLGETFKLGNPLEAGQGRPGLQGVKGQGLPKPNQNHYLQQMNQLFSSMASLFSSMSSLSGALSQHNSQNRFCGTGSSGDWMSNRQNQLGSSFEDIGRMFDMFARMDALNRSIQSMRGMQMA encoded by the coding sequence ATGGTGAAGAGCACCCTCTCGTCCCTGAAGACGCAGATGGCCCAGCTCCAGGCGCTCTTGAAGGGGGACAAGTTCCAGAAGCACTCGGGAGGCCACTCTCCCGTGGGGCACGGCAAGCACTCGATTTGCCATCCCGCCCCGCCGTCGCGCCAGGACGCCAGCCACCCCGCCGGGAGCCTGAAGACGGACGCGAACGGCACCATCACCACGCCGGGCGGTTACAAGATCGAAGCCACGGGCCAGTTCGACTGGAAGATCACCGGTCCCGACGGCAAGGAGACCAAGGTGTGGGGGGATCCGCACGTGGCCGAGGGCGACGGCGGCAAGTGGGACTTCAAGCGCGACAGCACCTTCGTGCTGGGCGATGGCACCCGCATCAACGCCTCCACCGTGCCCTTCGGTAAGGACGCGACGGTGACGGGGAGCCTGGAGATCATCTCCGGCAATGACCGGGTCCAGGTGACGGACATCGACAAGGGCAAGGGCAAGACGGGCCCCGTCACGGCGGACGGCTTCGCGCACGCCAACAGCTTTGGCGGCAAGGACGTGTTCGTCATGGGCAAGGAGTCCGACGACTGGTCCTTCCAGGGCCGGGAAATCGTGGGCAGCGAGAACCTGGGGGAGACCTTCAAGCTCGGCAACCCGCTGGAGGCGGGCCAGGGCCGCCCCGGGCTCCAGGGCGTGAAAGGCCAGGGGCTGCCCAAGCCCAATCAGAACCACTACCTCCAGCAGATGAACCAGCTGTTCAGCAGCATGGCCTCGCTGTTCTCGAGCATGTCGTCGCTCAGCGGCGCCCTCTCGCAGCACAACAGCCAGAACCGCTTCTGTGGCACCGGCAGCTCGGGCGACTGGATGTCCAACCGCCAGAACCAACTGGGCAGCAGCTTCGAGGACATCGGCCGCATGTTCGACATGTTCGCGCGCATGGATGCGCTCAACCGCAGCATCCAGTCGATGCGTGGCATGCAGATGGCGTGA
- a CDS encoding tetratricopeptide repeat protein: MNANPSSSSPSLPPNSGLSQRLIAGEITPAQFLGLSPERMYALATRGYELMVRGNTQSAIEIFKGLTAASPYDSVFHCHLGAAYVQAERFQEAMEEYNLSLQLNIANVDALGGRSELLLREGKVAEALADIQAALQLDPEAQRETTQRARTALLLLQSMAEATDASAPKQS, encoded by the coding sequence GTGAACGCGAATCCTTCGTCTTCGTCCCCTTCCCTGCCCCCGAACTCCGGGCTGAGCCAGCGGCTCATCGCCGGTGAAATCACCCCCGCGCAGTTCCTCGGGCTGTCCCCGGAGCGGATGTATGCGCTCGCCACCCGGGGCTACGAGCTGATGGTGCGTGGCAACACCCAGTCCGCGATCGAGATCTTCAAGGGTCTGACCGCCGCGTCCCCCTACGACAGTGTCTTCCACTGTCACCTGGGCGCCGCCTACGTCCAAGCGGAGCGCTTCCAGGAGGCGATGGAGGAGTACAACCTGTCCCTCCAGCTCAACATCGCCAACGTGGATGCGCTGGGCGGCCGCAGCGAGCTGCTGCTGCGCGAGGGCAAGGTGGCCGAGGCGCTCGCCGACATCCAGGCGGCCCTGCAGTTGGATCCCGAGGCCCAGCGCGAAACCACCCAGCGCGCCCGCACCGCCCTGCTGCTGCTGCAGAGCATGGCGGAGGCCACGGACGCCTCCGCCCCCAAGCAGTCCTGA